The Plantibacter sp. Leaf314 genome includes a window with the following:
- a CDS encoding DUF2142 domain-containing protein: protein MAPTFQAPTDLESTETSWQRRRWLTFLVAFVALLLPMALWALASPIGSVPDEPSHAIRAAAVARGEVVAVPWSKNPTLTAATVPENIANAHDLLCFAFDAEVTADCQTPLRDTDQTLVQTGSSAGLNSPAFYALVGWPSLLLDGDAAFYGMRMVSALLCAASLAVMFMQLTLLPRFRWAVVGAVVGITPMVVYLAGSINPNGLEVASAGALFATLLATFRGSLRGRRLVEQAGLALVAASALLTTRSISLLWLLVIAVVALLLGRREQVLPVLRSPTAWVLIVAIALVGGVTVLWYLTPPTLAAPSPASAVSPVSLAFVFFFTELQTFDFMFGMIGFFGWVDTSSPSLTLAAWTTGIVLILAVALLWGRRSTKWALWVLLAVTVLIPGLTQLGVYAQYGFIWQGRYTLAMLLCLLIVAGLALDDAGLGADGRVRHFVTGGYAFLFIGHLLAFVMVLRRYIVGANGSLSEMFFNDGWEPPFGWKSLALIYAIGSALTVLVLRRLFIRSAGAGISRDDLLVTPAERQETAEIERLEGADRARRGIARPSRVDPPR, encoded by the coding sequence GACCTCGTGGCAACGTCGGCGCTGGCTGACCTTCCTCGTCGCCTTCGTCGCCCTCCTGCTGCCGATGGCGCTGTGGGCTCTCGCCTCCCCCATCGGCTCGGTCCCGGACGAGCCCTCGCACGCCATCCGCGCCGCCGCGGTCGCCAGGGGCGAGGTCGTCGCCGTCCCGTGGTCGAAGAACCCGACCCTCACCGCTGCGACGGTGCCCGAGAACATCGCCAACGCCCACGACCTCCTGTGCTTCGCGTTCGACGCCGAGGTGACCGCGGACTGCCAGACCCCGCTCCGGGACACCGATCAGACCCTCGTGCAGACCGGGTCGTCCGCCGGCCTCAACAGTCCCGCCTTCTACGCCCTCGTGGGATGGCCGTCGCTGTTGCTCGACGGCGACGCCGCGTTCTACGGCATGCGGATGGTGAGCGCCCTGCTCTGTGCCGCCTCGCTCGCCGTCATGTTCATGCAGCTGACCCTGCTCCCCCGCTTCCGGTGGGCTGTCGTCGGGGCTGTCGTCGGCATCACGCCGATGGTCGTGTACCTCGCCGGATCGATCAATCCGAACGGTCTCGAGGTGGCGTCGGCCGGTGCCCTCTTCGCCACCCTGCTCGCCACCTTCCGGGGATCGCTGCGTGGGCGTCGACTGGTGGAGCAGGCGGGACTCGCCCTGGTCGCCGCGTCGGCACTCCTGACGACGCGGAGCATCTCCCTGCTCTGGCTGTTGGTGATCGCGGTCGTCGCCCTGCTCCTCGGCCGGCGCGAACAGGTGCTCCCGGTCCTCCGGTCTCCGACCGCCTGGGTGCTCATCGTGGCCATCGCCCTCGTCGGCGGCGTGACGGTCCTCTGGTACCTCACCCCGCCGACGCTCGCTGCTCCGTCACCGGCCAGCGCCGTGAGCCCCGTCAGTCTCGCGTTCGTGTTCTTCTTCACCGAACTGCAGACGTTCGACTTCATGTTCGGGATGATCGGCTTCTTCGGATGGGTCGACACGAGCTCACCGTCGCTCACCCTGGCCGCTTGGACGACCGGGATCGTCCTCATCCTCGCGGTCGCCTTGCTCTGGGGACGACGCAGCACGAAGTGGGCCCTGTGGGTCCTCCTCGCCGTGACCGTGCTCATCCCCGGACTGACCCAGCTGGGCGTCTACGCCCAGTACGGGTTCATCTGGCAGGGCCGGTACACCCTCGCGATGCTGCTCTGCCTGCTGATCGTGGCCGGCCTCGCCCTCGACGACGCCGGTCTCGGGGCGGACGGACGCGTCCGTCACTTCGTGACCGGCGGATACGCCTTCCTCTTCATCGGGCACCTGTTGGCCTTCGTGATGGTGCTCCGGCGCTACATCGTCGGCGCGAACGGCAGCCTCTCGGAGATGTTCTTCAACGACGGGTGGGAGCCACCGTTCGGGTGGAAGTCGCTCGCCCTCATCTACGCGATCGGTTCCGCACTCACCGTGCTGGTCCTGCGGCGGCTGTTCATCCGCTCCGCCGGGGCGGGCATCTCCCGCGACGACCTCCTCGTCACGCCCGCCGAACGGCAGGAGACGGCGGAGATCGAACGGCTCGAGGGTGCTGATCGCGCGCGACGCGGCATCGCCCGGCCGTCACGCGTCGACCCACCCCGCTGA